Genomic segment of Umezawaea sp. Da 62-37:
CCCACGCGTGCAGCGTCGGCGTCAGCTCGGCCGGATCGACAGCCCGGACCATCGTGCCCTCCCTCGGTCGGATGTCCACGTCAGTACCTGCTTCCCGGCGCGGTGAACGACTTCGCCCTCGCCACCACGACCACCACGGCGCCCACCACGACCAGCACCCACCAGGGCAACGCCGCCTGCCGCAGCAGCGGCGGGCTGGCGTCGTCCGGCAGCGCGGGCGCGATGACGAACACCGTCCACATGAGACCCAGCACGAGCGCGGCCCGGCCCACGCCCACCACCGTGCCGAGCGCGAGCGTGCCGACGGTGAAAGCCAGGCAGGGCAACAACCACAGCGCGGGCGACAGGTCGGTGAAGGCGCCCGCCACCGCGAGCACCGGGATCACGACCACCAGCACGACCGCCGTGCGGCGCAACACCATCCGCAGCCCCGCGCCGGGAGTCGCCGCCGTCAGCTCGTGGAGCGGGTCGAACCGCCTGGACCACGCGGCCGCCACCCCGAACAGCGGCACGATCGGTGCCAGCAGCAGCACCAGCGGCGGCAGCCGGTCGGGTGGTGCCGCCAGGTCGACCGCGAGCGCGACCAGGGCGACCAGCACCCCGGTCAGCACCCACGGGCCCATCGTCGGCGGGGCCCACGTCCGCGCCCAGCGCGCCCAGGCGGGTCTCGTCGGCGCGGGACGTGCGGGCTCGGCGGCCTCGACCCCGATCCACACCCGGCTCAACACCAGGTCCAGTGCCGGTTCCCGCACCCGCACGACGTCGGCGAGCAGCAGCCGGCAGTCCCGGCAGTTCTCCAGGTGCGCCTCCACCGCCCACTCGGTCTCGGCGGGCAGCGCCGGGGCGCTCGCGAGGTACGCGGTGAGCAGTCCCCTGTCCACGTGCTTCCCGGCGGTCATGACATCGCCTCCCGAATCGTCAGCCTGGCTCGCCGCGCCCTGGTCTTCACGGTGCCCTCGGGAATCCCCAGCAGGTCGGAGGTCTCCCGCACCGTCAGTCCATCGAGGACCATCGCCTGCAACACCTGCCGCAGCTCCGGCGCCAGCGCGCCGAGCGCCGTGCCGACGTCCCCCGACAACGTCCACTCCAGCAGCGCGTCCTCGGCCGCGGGCGCGGTCGTCGCCGTCACCGCCGCGACCTCCGCGACGTCGCGGTGCCGCCCCTCGCGGCGGAACGCGTCGACCAGCCGCCGGGCCGCCACCCGCCACAACCAGCCGAGCACGCTGTCCACGGCGGCCCCGTCCGCGAACGACCCCGCCGCCCGCCACACCGCGACGTAGGTGTCCTGCACGACCTCCGCCACCAGCTGCTCGTCGGCGCACCGCTTGCGCAGCCGCACGGCCAGCCAGGGCGCGGTCTGGCGGTAGAACTCCGCGAACGCCGCCCGGTCCCCGGCCGCGGCACGGCGCAGCAACGCGCGCTCGTCCATCCCGCTCGTTCCCTCCGGCATGTGACTGGGTCGTCGGGAAGGCGGCGAACGGTTCTCCACTCCCTGGTGAGCTGGGTCACACGGTGGTCGTGCGGCCGTTCTTCCGCCGGGCAGGCGGGACTGATGGTCAACGCGGGGGTGGACCACACCCGATCAGGTTACGTGCCAACGGCACGCACTGGGGTAGAGTTCTTCTTGCGTGCCAGGGGCACGCAGTTCGTCGGATTGTCGGTTGTCACGTTGCCGGACTTATCGGACTTACCGGATCAAGGAGTGGTCATGTCGATGTCCCCGCAGGCGGCGCTCGTTGGCACCACAGGGTTTCCAGGCGTTTTCGGGCGTGATCTCCCGACCGCGGAGGCCCTTCCACCGGGCATGCGCATGGGATCAGTTCTGCGACACGGCGAGGCGCACCCGTTGGCACTGACGGTCCCACAAGAAAAGGAACCGCTACCGCATTCCCCCCGACCGCCGACTTCCCCGCATTGCAAAGCACCCCACCACTCCTGCGCGTCAGGGCGCCTTCCAGTCCTTCCGAAACATCAGTCCCCTGGCACTTCAGTCCCCTGAGACCTCAACTTTCCTGAACCTCAGCCCCCGACACCCAACCCCTCGCACCTCACCCGCCCCTACCGCCCCAGACCCAGGTCCAGGCCTCCACCATCCCGCCAACCCCCACACCGAAACCGACGGCGCACCCAAGCCCCGCACCTCGGCAACTTCACATTCCTACAACTCCACATCCAGCAGGGACCCCGCCAACTGAAGCCCTAATTCCGCCCGACCAGTTCCACTCCACCGTCCAGCATTATTTTCAACCAACACTGAAGGCATAAAGTCAACCAACAGACCACGGCGGTCGAACAGGCATCGGACTCGCTCGAACACAACGCAGACCACCGGAACTCAGGACCGGTGGGATGGCCGCGACGCGAGGGGACGCGACCACCCCACCGGAGCTAGGCGGGCTTCAGTGCTCGTGCGCCCGAGTAGACGATGTCGACCAGCAGCACCCGGTCGTTGTTGGGGATGCCGTCCTTGTCGGTGGAGGTGGTGAGCCAGATGTCGCCGTCGTGGTCGACCTCGACCGTACGCAGGCGGTTGTACGTGCCCTGGAAGTAGATCTTCTGGTCGACGAGGTTGCTGCTGCTGTCGATCGTCATCCGGTACACGCGCTGGCCGACGGTCGTGGCGACGAACACGCGGTCGTTGATGATGGTCAGGCCGCTGGGCGAGGCGACGCTGGTGGCCCAGACCTTCTTGGGGGCGATGAACCCGGCGCAGGAGCCGCCGGTGCCCTCGCAGTTGGGCCAGCCGTAGTTGCCGCCCTTGGTGATGAGGTTGACCTCATCCTGGCTGGTGTTGCCGAACTCGGCTTCCCACAGCCTGCCCTGGGAGTCGAAGTCCAAGCCCTGCGGGTTGCGGTGGCCCTTGCTCCACACCGCGTTGCCGAAGGGGTTGTCCGAGGGAATCGAGCCGTCCGCGTTGATGCGGAGGATCTTGCCGTTGAGGGAGGTGTTGCTCTGGGCGTTGGCGCTGTTCTGGGCGTCGCCCACGGACGCGTAGAGCTTGCCGTCCGGACCGAAGCGCAGTCGTCCGCCGTTGTGGTAGCGGTTCTTCGCCAGGCCCTGCAACAGGATCTGGTAGCTGCTCTGCACGAGTGCGCCGTTCTCGTACTTGATCCGCACGATCCGGTTGCCCTCGGAAGCGGTGTGGTAGACGTACAGCCAGTGGTCGGTGGCGAAGGTCGGCGACAGCTCCATGCCGAGGAGGCCACCCTCGCCGTCGGTGCCGACCGCCTGGGAGATCCTGCCCGCCAACGTCTTCTGCCCGCCCTTGGTCAGTCGGTGGACGTTGAAGGTCTCCCGTTCGCTGAACAGCGCCGAGCCGTCGGGCAGGAACACCACGCCCCACGCGATGTCGACGCCGCTTGCCAACGTGCTGACCGTGCCGGGATCGGGGCTGCCTGCGGGGCCGTTCGCGGTGGGGGTCGCCTTGATCTCGTTGCTGAAGGAGGAGGTGTTGCTCTGGGCGTCGCGGGCCCGGACCTTGAACGTGTACTCGGTGCCCGCGGTCAGACCGGCGGAGGTGATGGCGGTGGCGGTGCCGTCCGCGGTGCCGGTCTGAATGCCGTCGCGGAACACGTCGTAGCCGGTGACGGCGATGTTGTCGGTCGACGCGGTCCACGCCAGGTCGACGCTGGTCGCGGTTCTGCCGGTCGAGCGGAGCGTGGCCGGAGCGGTCGGCGCGACGGTGTCGGCGGGTGCGGGGTCGGTGCGGACGATCAGGTTGGCGCTGGCCGGGGACACGTTGCCTGCGGCGTCCTTGGAGAACACGGTCCAGTCGTACTCGGTGTTGGCGATCAGCCCGGTCGCGGTCGCCTGCAGGACGTTGCCGACGCTGGTGACGAGCTGGCCGTGCTGGTAGATGTCGTAGCCGGTCACGCCGACGTTGTCGGACCCGTCGTCCCAGGCCAGGGACACGGTGGTCGCGGTGTGCCCGGTGGAGCGCAGACCGGTCGGGGGCAACGGCCGTTCGGTGTCGGCGGGGCCGCTGAACGACACGCTCAGCTTGTCGGCGTTCGGGCCGCCGGCGACGGTCGTCGACACGGTGCGGATCTTGTTCGCGCCCGCGGCGAGCGGCACCGTGGCGGTGGCGGTCTGCCAGGTCGTCCACGCGCCGGTCGGCGGGAACGACAGGGTGACGGCCGTGCCGCCGTTGGCGCTGACGGACAGCGGGCGGTCGGTGGTGGTGCCGTTGGCGAAGCGGAAGGCCAACGCGTGCGCGCCAGCCTGCGCGGCGGTCACGGTGTACTCGACGGAGCTGCCGACCACGTTGTCGTAGTTGACGAACCCGGTGCCGGAGTACCCGGCCCAGTTCGACTCGACGACGCCCTGGCTGATGGTGGCCGACTCGGACTCGTAGTCGGACGCGGGCACACCGGCCGCTTCCACGTCGACGTAGTCGATGTTCGCCGCGCCGGTCGCCCCGGCCGAGGTGATCCGGATCCTGTTCGCGCCGGGCGCGAGCTGGGCGGTGGTCGTGAGGCTCTGCCACGTCGTCCACGCGCCGGTGGCCGGGAACGCCAGGTCGTCGACGACGATCTCGCCGTTCACGCTGATGTCCGCCGGGCGGTTCTCGGCGGTTCCGTTGGCGTAGCGGATGGTCAGGGTCGCGGGGCCCGCCTGCGCCGCGGTCGCGGTGACCTCCACCGAGCTGCCGACGACGTTGTCCACGTTCACGAAGCCCGCACCCGAGAAACCCGCGTGGTTCGACTCGACCACGGATTGGGCCAGGACGCCGTTCTCGGCCTCGTAACGCGTCGACGCGGCGGAAGCGGCGCCGGGTAACGCGACCGCGGCGACCGCTGTCGCCATCGCGACCGCCAGGGTTCCGGCAGTGCGGAGCCGTCGGTTCTTCCTCGATACCACTGAGTGCCTCCCGCGAGCAGGGTCGGGCTGGGTCACTACCGTGGCGGCGGCATCAGAACAGGGCGAGCATCTTTAATTAGGTAGGAAAGTTTCCTAACTGTCAAGGGCGGCCACCTGCGCCAGGAAGGACTTCCAGCGCGCGGCGGGGAACTCCAGCACCGCCCCGTCGGGATTCTTCGAGTCCCGCACGGATGACGCCGCGACCTCGACGCAATCGGTGCCACTGCCACCACCGCTGTAGGAGCTCTTACGCCACTGGAGGGTCTCCGGGGTCATCTTGTCCTCGCAGTCGTTCGTAGCGGTCCGCCCAGCGGGCGAACTCCGACCGCGATTCTTGCGCATCCAAGGCCAACCGACCGATGTCGGCGATCGCGGACTCATGCGCGGCGACCACCTCGGGCCGCTCGGAGAGCACGCTCAACGCCTGACCTTCGATGTAGACGACCGGGTGGGCGACAGCGAAAGTCAGGTGTTTCAAGGGGTGCAGCAGGCTTTGCCGATTGCCTGCCGAGAAGGGCACCAGCCTGATGTCGACATGCCCCCAAGCGCTCCACAGCGCGAGCTGGAGCATCTGGTCGGCCATGACCTGACTGCCGCCGACCCATCCGTGCAGGGCCGACTCGTGGATGAAGAAGGTGCACTTCGGCGGAGTCGGCCGGTGGAGCAATTCCTGCCGCTCCATCCGTGTTCTGACACCCGCCTCGACCGCTGGATCGCCACTGGTCGACATCAGCGCTCGCGCGTACTCCGGGGTCTGGAGCATTCCGGGGACTACATTCCGCTCGAAGCTCGTGATCGCCGTGGCCTTGGACTCGCTGGAGGCCAGTGCGCGGAGGCCGTCGGGCACGCCGTCGAGGTGGGGGCGGATGAGGTAGCCCGTGTCACCTTCGTGGGCGATGTTCAGGATGCGGTCCACCGCTGCCTGGTCGCCTTGGCAGTAGCCGACCAGTCTGATCAGGTCCACCACGTCGCCGCCGCGGCGGCCGTGTTCCAGTTTCGACAGCTTGCCCGGCGACCAGCCGAGGCCTTCGGCGAGCTTGGTCAGGCTGAGCCCGCTGCGCTCCCGGACCTCGCGCACCTCGTCACCGAGCTCACGGGTGTGCGCGGTCGACGGTTGAAAGTCTCCAAGTGCTTCCACGAATTCGACGATATTGCCGCTGACCTGGGAGTTCGACTCGGAGAGGGCATATCCACTCCAAAGGATCACCTGTGGGCACACCGGTCCCGAGGGGATCGAGCCTCGCAATCCGTACGTACGGATTGGATATCGGGGGCCGGTACTGGGATCATCCGTGGATGCCACGGGTCAGCCAGGACCATCTCGACGCCCGCCGCCGTCAGATCCTCGACGGAGCGCGCACCTGTTTCGCCCGCTACGGCTACGAGGGCGCGACGGTGCGCCGCCTGGAGGAGGCCACCGGGCTGTCGCGCGGTGCCATCTTCCACCATTTCCGGGACAAGGAGTCGCTGTTCCTCGCATTGGCGGAGGACGACGCGCTGCGGATGGCCGACGTGGTGGCCGAGCAGGGGCTCGTGCAGGTGATGCGGAACCTGCTGCTGGTGCAGGAACCGTCCACCGAGGACCACCCTGCCGACTGGCTGGGGACCCGTCTGGAGGTGTCGCGGCGGCTCCGCACCGATCCGGAGTTCCGCGCGCGCTGGGCGGAGCGCTCGTCGCAGCTGACCAAGGCGACCCGCGAACGGCTGCTGCGCCAGCGCGAGGCGGGCAACCTGCGCGACGACGTGGACGTGGACGTGCTCACCAGCTTCCTGGAACTGGTCCTGGAGGGGCTGGTGTCGCACCTGGCCATGGGTCTGCCCGCGGACGACCTCGGTCCCGTGCTCGACGTCGTCGAGGAGACCGTCCGCAGGCGACGCCGCACGTCGTGAGTCCCCCTAGAGTTCTTCGGCGAGCACGGCTTTGACCTTCGTGATGGCCGCGACCTCGGGCCGCGACACGTCACCGTCGGCGTTCGCGGCGGCGTCGCACACCGAGACGACCGCGTCGGGGAAGGCCCGCGCGACCCGCGGCGCCTTCGCCTTGAGGATGGCGACGGACTCCCGCAGCGCGTCGAGCACCACTTCCTCGACCTGCGCGGCGGAGCCCCGCGGCAGCTTCGGGAACACCGTCCCCAACGCCTCCTGCAACTCCGGCGACAGGTTCTTGATGGCCGTGGCGGTCGCGGAGCCCTCCACCTCCATGGATCCCGGATCGGCTTTGGACACGAGGAGGCCCGCACCGTAGATCGCGGTGCGGAGCGTCTGGCGTTCCTCGTCGGTGTACTCAGTCATGTGATCACCGTAAAACCCCCGCCACGCGAAGTCATCGATCAGGTGCGGTACGTACTCGAAATGGCTAAGCCCGACGACCGTTCGTGCATAGGGTTCCGTTCATGGGTCTGCGCACCTACCTCGTGTCGGCGACCCTGACCCGTCTGGCCGACGAGATGGTCGGGCTGGCGCTGGTGCTCTTCGTGTTGCTGCGCACCGACAGCCGCGCGCTGGCGGGAGCGACCGTCGCGGCTTACACCGTGCCGTCGATCGTGTCCGGTCCGCTGCTCGGCGCGTGGCTGGACCGGACCCGGCGGCCGCTGGTCGCGCTGGTCGGCAACCAGCTGCTGCTGGCCGCGTCCGCCGCGGGCCTGCTGGTCCTGGTGGGACACCCGGTCGCGATGCTGGCGCTGGCGTTCCTCGCCGGGACCACGCTGCCGATGAGCAGCGGCGGCTTCACCAGCCTCCTGCCGCGACTGGCCGTCGACCTGCCGCGCGCGACCTCCGCCGACGCGCTGGTGTACCTGTCCACCGCCCTCGCCGGGCCCGTCGTCGTGGGCGGGCTGACCGGGCTGTTCGGGGTGGACAGCACGATGGTCGCGATCGGCGCGCTGGCGTTGGCGGGCGCGCTGTGCACGCTCCGGCTGCGGATTCCACCGCACGCCGCTGCCGTGCACGGGTCGTTGCTGCACGCGATGCGCGACGGCGTCCGGCACCTCGTGACCACTCCACCGCTGCGCGGCGCGACCCTGGCCACGACGCTCGGGTACGGCTCGGTGGGACTGCTGGCGACGGCGCTGCCGGTGCGCGTCGCGGAACTCGGCCACTCCGAGAGCGCGGCCGGGTTCGTGTGGGCCGCGGTCGAGGTGGGCAGTGTCGTGAGCCTGCTGGTGCTGCGCCGCCACCTGCACCGGTGGCGGCCGGAGCGGGTGCTGTACACGTCGATCGCCGCGTACGGCCTGGTGCTGGCCACGTGGCCGTTCGCGTCGGGGCTCGTGGCGCTGGTGGGACTGGCTGTGCTGGCGGGCGTCGCCCAGGGGCCGACGCTGACGTCGTTGATCACCGCCCGGCAGCGGTACACGCCCGCCGGGCTGCTTGGACAGGTGTCGACGACCGGGCCGAGCTTGAAGATCGGCGCGTTCGCGATCGGGGCGGCGGTCGGCGGCACCCTGCACGACACCCGCGCGGCGATCGTGGCGGTGGCGGCGACGCAACTGGTGGCGGCCGGTCTGGGGGTGCTGGTCAGCGTGCCGGGACCGAACGCATGACTTCGCACCGGCGGACCGGGCCGACATCCACGAACCCCGGCCCGTGGACGCCGCCCGAGAACTGGTCCCGGAAGACGCCCCCATCCTCGACGCGTTCCCGAGCTTCCTGTTCTTCGTGCTGGAGAACGGACGCTAGTGCAGTGCGTGGCGGGCCCAGTGGGAGTCGGGGCGGACGACGCGGATGTGGCCCATGGTGGAGTTGCCGGTGACGGTGATGATCGGGCCGCCCAGGGCTGTCGGTGCGCCCGGTAGGGATCGTTTGCCGAGTTTGGCGGTGCCGCCGTTCAGGACCACGGCGGCGGCGGAGATCAGCACTGTGACCTTGCCGCAGAAGGAGGAGGCTTCCAGGTCGAACCGTTCGCCCGACGGTAGGCCGGTCAGGTCCAGGACGACGGCGCCGAACTTGGCCTCGGCTTCGATGCGGCGGCTGACCGGAGCGCTGTGGACCTTGCTGGCGAAGGCGTGGATCCGTTGTGGTGCAACGGGTGCCGGGAGGTCGGTAAGACCTAGATCGTCGAGCAGGGATGCGAGGTCGCCGCGCAGTTGGGCGCTGTAGACGGCCTGGACGCGTTCGAAGTGCTCGTCCCACGTCAGTCGTCCGTCGGCGGCTGCCTGGTTCAGCACCGCGACGGTCTGCTCCCGCTCCTGGTCGGACACCCGGAGCACTGGCTGGGTCACCACGATCACCTCTTGTTCGGTAATTATCTTAGTTGGGAAGATTCTTGCTCTAATGAGTCAATCCGTCAAGGCACGCGACCGGTCGCGTACGGAACGTGACGAAACCGTGCTTGGCCAACGGGTCGGGAGCGCGGAGGATCCGACGCATGGCTCCTGCGCGCCCTGCCCACGTCCACCGGGTGCGGGTGCGCCCGGCCGACTGCGATCACCGGGGCGTCGTGCACAGCTCCCGGTTCCCCCTGTTCTTCGAGGCGGCGACGGTCGAGACCCTGCGGTCGCTGCTGGGCTCCTACAAGGAACTGGAGCGCAACGGGATCGAGTTCGTCGTCGAGGAGTCGTCGTTGCGGTTCCTCGGCTCGGCGCGGTTCGACGACCTGGTCAAGATCGGTGTGCGGGTGCGGTCGATGGGCACGACGTCGGTGACGCTCGCGTTCGAGGCGGACGTGGACGGGACGCCGATCGCGACGGGGTGGAACCGGTACGTGGCCGTCGGGACGCTGGAACTGCGCAACACCACGATTCCCGAGGGTGTGCGTCGGGTCTTCCAGGTCCGCGAGCCCGCGCGCCGGGGGACTTGAACCGGCCGCGCGCGCACGGCACCGTTGGGACATGCCGTCGTCGTTGAAGAACACCGTGCTGCTCGCACTCGGGCGGACGGTGGTGGCCCTGCGCAGCAGAACGGGCGATCCCGGTGCCCGACTGTTCCACAAGCCCGCGCTGGAGGACCCGTACCCGCACTACGAATCGGTGCGCGCCAAGGGAACCCTGGTGCCCAGCAAGCTCGGACTGCTGCTCACCGCCGACCACGCGATCACCTCCGACGTGCTGCGCGACCCGCGCTGGGGTGTGCTGGCGCCGTCGGAGATGGCACTGGTCGACGAGACCGCCCACGCCCCGGACGGCCGGGTGCTGGTGAACCCGCTGGAGCGGTCGTTCCTGCTGCGCGACCCGCCTGACCACACCAGGCTGCGCCGGTACGTCGGCGGCTGGTTCACGCCGCGCGCGTTGCGGCGGCAGATGCCCGCGATCGAGGCGGTCGTCGAGCGGCACCTCGACATCGCCGAGGAGAAGGGGACGTTCGACCTCGTCGACGACTTCGCCAAGAGGGTGCCGGTCCAGGTGATCGCGGACCTGCTGGGTGTGCCCGCGAGCGACCACGACAGCTTCATCCGGTGGGGCAGCGCGCTGGTGAACTCGATCGACGGCGTGCGGAACACCGCGGAGCTGGAGCTGCTCCAGGACACGCTGGCGGAGTTCGACGCGTTCCTGATGGACCTGGTCGAGCGCCGCAGGCGCGAGCCGGGCACGGACATCGTCAGCGACTTGGTCGCGCACGACGACCTGGCGCTGGAGGACCTGATCGCGACCACCGAACTGCTGCTGGTGGCCGGGTTCGAGACGACGGTGAACCTCATCGGCACCGCGGCGAACACCGTGATGGGCCACCCCGAGGTGCGCGGGCGGCTGATCGCCGAACACGACTACGCGGAACGCGTGGTGGAGGAGGCGCTGCGCTGGGACCCGCCCGTGCAGTACGTCGTGCGCGTGCCGCTGGAGCCCTTGGAGTTGGCCGGGCGGCGGCTCGCGAAGGGGACGCCGGTGCTGATGCTGCTGGCCGGGGCCAACCGGGACCCCGGCGTGTTCGCCGACCCGCACCGGTTCGACCCGGACCGCGC
This window contains:
- a CDS encoding zf-HC2 domain-containing protein; this translates as MTAGKHVDRGLLTAYLASAPALPAETEWAVEAHLENCRDCRLLLADVVRVREPALDLVLSRVWIGVEAAEPARPAPTRPAWARWARTWAPPTMGPWVLTGVLVALVALAVDLAAPPDRLPPLVLLLAPIVPLFGVAAAWSRRFDPLHELTAATPGAGLRMVLRRTAVVLVVVIPVLAVAGAFTDLSPALWLLPCLAFTVGTLALGTVVGVGRAALVLGLMWTVFVIAPALPDDASPPLLRQAALPWWVLVVVGAVVVVVARAKSFTAPGSRY
- a CDS encoding RNA polymerase sigma factor encodes the protein MPEGTSGMDERALLRRAAAGDRAAFAEFYRQTAPWLAVRLRKRCADEQLVAEVVQDTYVAVWRAAGSFADGAAVDSVLGWLWRVAARRLVDAFRREGRHRDVAEVAAVTATTAPAAEDALLEWTLSGDVGTALGALAPELRQVLQAMVLDGLTVRETSDLLGIPEGTVKTRARRARLTIREAMS
- a CDS encoding PQQ-dependent sugar dehydrogenase, with product MATAVAAVALPGAASAASTRYEAENGVLAQSVVESNHAGFSGAGFVNVDNVVGSSVEVTATAAQAGPATLTIRYANGTAENRPADISVNGEIVVDDLAFPATGAWTTWQSLTTTAQLAPGANRIRITSAGATGAANIDYVDVEAAGVPASDYESESATISQGVVESNWAGYSGTGFVNYDNVVGSSVEYTVTAAQAGAHALAFRFANGTTTDRPLSVSANGGTAVTLSFPPTGAWTTWQTATATVPLAAGANKIRTVSTTVAGGPNADKLSVSFSGPADTERPLPPTGLRSTGHTATTVSLAWDDGSDNVGVTGYDIYQHGQLVTSVGNVLQATATGLIANTEYDWTVFSKDAAGNVSPASANLIVRTDPAPADTVAPTAPATLRSTGRTATSVDLAWTASTDNIAVTGYDVFRDGIQTGTADGTATAITSAGLTAGTEYTFKVRARDAQSNTSSFSNEIKATPTANGPAGSPDPGTVSTLASGVDIAWGVVFLPDGSALFSERETFNVHRLTKGGQKTLAGRISQAVGTDGEGGLLGMELSPTFATDHWLYVYHTASEGNRIVRIKYENGALVQSSYQILLQGLAKNRYHNGGRLRFGPDGKLYASVGDAQNSANAQSNTSLNGKILRINADGSIPSDNPFGNAVWSKGHRNPQGLDFDSQGRLWEAEFGNTSQDEVNLITKGGNYGWPNCEGTGGSCAGFIAPKKVWATSVASPSGLTIINDRVFVATTVGQRVYRMTIDSSSNLVDQKIYFQGTYNRLRTVEVDHDGDIWLTTSTDKDGIPNNDRVLLVDIVYSGARALKPA
- a CDS encoding DUF397 domain-containing protein — its product is MRKNRGRSSPAGRTATNDCEDKMTPETLQWRKSSYSGGGSGTDCVEVAASSVRDSKNPDGAVLEFPAARWKSFLAQVAALDS
- a CDS encoding helix-turn-helix transcriptional regulator, yielding MEALGDFQPSTAHTRELGDEVREVRERSGLSLTKLAEGLGWSPGKLSKLEHGRRGGDVVDLIRLVGYCQGDQAAVDRILNIAHEGDTGYLIRPHLDGVPDGLRALASSESKATAITSFERNVVPGMLQTPEYARALMSTSGDPAVEAGVRTRMERQELLHRPTPPKCTFFIHESALHGWVGGSQVMADQMLQLALWSAWGHVDIRLVPFSAGNRQSLLHPLKHLTFAVAHPVVYIEGQALSVLSERPEVVAAHESAIADIGRLALDAQESRSEFARWADRYERLRGQDDPGDPPVA
- a CDS encoding helix-turn-helix domain-containing protein, whose translation is MPRVSQDHLDARRRQILDGARTCFARYGYEGATVRRLEEATGLSRGAIFHHFRDKESLFLALAEDDALRMADVVAEQGLVQVMRNLLLVQEPSTEDHPADWLGTRLEVSRRLRTDPEFRARWAERSSQLTKATRERLLRQREAGNLRDDVDVDVLTSFLELVLEGLVSHLAMGLPADDLGPVLDVVEETVRRRRRTS
- a CDS encoding MFS transporter translates to MGLRTYLVSATLTRLADEMVGLALVLFVLLRTDSRALAGATVAAYTVPSIVSGPLLGAWLDRTRRPLVALVGNQLLLAASAAGLLVLVGHPVAMLALAFLAGTTLPMSSGGFTSLLPRLAVDLPRATSADALVYLSTALAGPVVVGGLTGLFGVDSTMVAIGALALAGALCTLRLRIPPHAAAVHGSLLHAMRDGVRHLVTTPPLRGATLATTLGYGSVGLLATALPVRVAELGHSESAAGFVWAAVEVGSVVSLLVLRRHLHRWRPERVLYTSIAAYGLVLATWPFASGLVALVGLAVLAGVAQGPTLTSLITARQRYTPAGLLGQVSTTGPSLKIGAFAIGAAVGGTLHDTRAAIVAVAATQLVAAGLGVLVSVPGPNA
- a CDS encoding DUF1707 domain-containing protein; its protein translation is MTQPVLRVSDQEREQTVAVLNQAAADGRLTWDEHFERVQAVYSAQLRGDLASLLDDLGLTDLPAPVAPQRIHAFASKVHSAPVSRRIEAEAKFGAVVLDLTGLPSGERFDLEASSFCGKVTVLISAAAVVLNGGTAKLGKRSLPGAPTALGGPIITVTGNSTMGHIRVVRPDSHWARHALH
- a CDS encoding thioesterase family protein, coding for MAPARPAHVHRVRVRPADCDHRGVVHSSRFPLFFEAATVETLRSLLGSYKELERNGIEFVVEESSLRFLGSARFDDLVKIGVRVRSMGTTSVTLAFEADVDGTPIATGWNRYVAVGTLELRNTTIPEGVRRVFQVREPARRGT
- a CDS encoding cytochrome P450; amino-acid sequence: MPSSLKNTVLLALGRTVVALRSRTGDPGARLFHKPALEDPYPHYESVRAKGTLVPSKLGLLLTADHAITSDVLRDPRWGVLAPSEMALVDETAHAPDGRVLVNPLERSFLLRDPPDHTRLRRYVGGWFTPRALRRQMPAIEAVVERHLDIAEEKGTFDLVDDFAKRVPVQVIADLLGVPASDHDSFIRWGSALVNSIDGVRNTAELELLQDTLAEFDAFLMDLVERRRREPGTDIVSDLVAHDDLALEDLIATTELLLVAGFETTVNLIGTAANTVMGHPEVRGRLIAEHDYAERVVEEALRWDPPVQYVVRVPLEPLELAGRRLAKGTPVLMLLAGANRDPGVFADPHRFDPDRADVREHLAFSSGIHYCLGANLARMEATAAVRALFRRFPELRAAGPVSRRSSPTIRGALHLPVNTGVTKRSLAVDKR